CGAAGAGATCCGGGTGTTGGCCGAAGACGAACTCGGCTACTGGGAAAAAGAGGCCGGCTATCACAACCGGGCCGACCCGTGGCAGGAGCAGCGCTACATCGTTCCCCACATCGATAACCAGCTGTATCGACGCCTGCTGAAAGCGCGGGACTTTTCCGACCGGGAGCTGCTCGGTATCCGCGCCGACGGTCGGAATTTGACCGGCCTCACGGCCCGACGGGCTGTGCTGCGCGACGCGCATTTCGAGCGCTCGCAGCTCGACAGGGCATGTTTTGACGGCGCCAATCTGTCCAACGCCCACTTCGAGGGCGCGCGTCTGCGCAATGCGTCGTTTTGTGCCGCTCAGGGACG
This genomic stretch from Desulfurellaceae bacterium harbors:
- a CDS encoding pentapeptide repeat-containing protein yields the protein EEIRVLAEDELGYWEKEAGYHNRADPWQEQRYIVPHIDNQLYRRLLKARDFSDRELLGIRADGRNLTGLTARRAVLRDAHFERSQLDRACFDGANLSNAHFEGARLRNASFCAAQGRAADLEGADFRGADLRGADLTGASLFGATFCPEGGQDSEGWGPALLDRTTRIEPAGLDSLTPKQRNCVGKLLGWG